The region GTACTTAAAGCAAAAAAAAGGTGAGCTAATAATGGGAAATTTTTATGGATATAAAAAAATTAAAGTTGGTGACGATTTTAAACTTATAGTCGATGAAAAAATAAAGCCAGTAGTACAGTTTATTTTTGGAAAATATATACAGGGATGCGGGTATAAAAAAATATGTGATCTTCTTGATGTAAGGGGATGTCCCACCCCAAGTGAATATATACAAAAAAGGCATAAAAAAAAGGGCAGGGTGTTTAAAAATGCTGTAACTCATAAATGGCAGACGCATATGATTAACAGGATAATCAAAAATGATATTTATATAGGTACTCTTAGGACAAGAAAAAGACAAGCTAGGATGATTAAGGGTAAGCAGGAAATGGTACCTAGGGATGAACAGTATGTTTTTGAAAATCACCATGAACCTATTATTTCAAAAGAAGATTTTTTATTAGCACAGGAAATAAACTCCAGAAGGAATAAAGTGAATTTTAGAGGTAGAGCAAAATATAACTATATATTTAGTAGCTTTATGCAATGCGGAGAATGTAAACATGCTATTATTGGCTGCAATTTACGTTCGCAGCCAGCTGTACGTAGAGGTTACAATTGCGGAATGTACAGGAAGTATGGAAATAAAGTATGCAGTAATCATGCTGTAAGTGAGGATGAAATTTTATTCTTTTTTAAGGAGTTTTTAAAGGATGTTAAAGTAAAGTATGCAGATTATATTTTAAGTATTGGTTTTACAGAAAACATGAGTATAGAACAAGAATCTATTGATAGAATGAAAAAAGAGCTTTCTATAGAAGAAGAGGAACTACAATTAATTTTATCAGAGAAAATAAGCGAGTTAGTAAGGGAGAAAGATCAGAGAGGTAAAGATGTAATTGAAGATGCTTATGTAAAAGTTGAAGATGAGAAGAAAAAAAGTATTTTAAATCTAAAGAAAAAAATTGAAAAAAGCAAGAAAGAAAACAGTAGAGGAGCGGAAA is a window of Clostridium pasteurianum DNA encoding:
- a CDS encoding recombinase family protein, with amino-acid sequence MNIVGYVRLSRDEDKENYSSVISQKNIIKEYAKSRNWTVSRIYVDDNCSGYTFNRTDFLSMIEEIKNRKIDVIIAKDLSRIGRNNGKVLVFIDKLREVNVRLILVEEANGGLDLLNDNSDILGIKTWYNEMYVKDISRKIRASMYLKQKKGELIMGNFYGYKKIKVGDDFKLIVDEKIKPVVQFIFGKYIQGCGYKKICDLLDVRGCPTPSEYIQKRHKKKGRVFKNAVTHKWQTHMINRIIKNDIYIGTLRTRKRQARMIKGKQEMVPRDEQYVFENHHEPIISKEDFLLAQEINSRRNKVNFRGRAKYNYIFSSFMQCGECKHAIIGCNLRSQPAVRRGYNCGMYRKYGNKVCSNHAVSEDEILFFFKEFLKDVKVKYADYILSIGFTENMSIEQESIDRMKKELSIEEEELQLILSEKISELVREKDQRGKDVIEDAYVKVEDEKKKSILNLKKKIEKSKKENSRGAEKKLKTAVEIFDNIIDSEIPTREDLERILDKIVVYKDRNLEFKLKINIDKLTYKNS